A genomic stretch from Mesoplodon densirostris isolate mMesDen1 chromosome 3, mMesDen1 primary haplotype, whole genome shotgun sequence includes:
- the PWWP2A gene encoding PWWP domain-containing protein 2A isoform X3, which yields MQLQNNTFQEGTDVKREVNGAVPEDPSPVPPPELSLAESLWTSKPPPLFHEGAPYPPPLFIRDTYNQSIPQPPPRKIKRPKRKMYREEPTSIMNAIKLRPRQVLCDKCKNSVVAEKKEMRKGSSASDSSKYEDKKRRNESVTTVNKKLKTDHKVDGKNQNESQKRNAVVKVSNIAHSRGRVVKVSAQANTSKAQLSTKKVLQNKNMDHAKAREVLKIAKEKAQKKQSETSTSKNAHSKVHFTRRYQNPSSGSLPPRVRLKPQRYRNEENDSSLKTGLEKMRSSKMAPKPQSRCTSTRSAGEAPSENQSPSKGPEEASSEVQDTTEVLVPGEQDEPQTLGKKGSKSNVSVYMTLNQKKSDSSSASVCSIDSTDDLKSSNSECSSSESFDFPPGCMHAPSTSSTSSSSKEEKKLSNSLKMKVFSKNVSKCVTPDGRTVCVGDIVWAKIYGFPWWPARILTITVSRKDNGLLVRQEARISWFGSPTTSFLALSQLSPFLENFQSRFNKKRKGLYRKAITEAAKAAKQLTPEVRALLTQFET from the coding sequence ATGCAGCTCCAAAATAATACATTCCAAGAAGGGACCGATGTCAAGCGTGAAGTGAATGGTGCTGTTCCTGAAGACCCTTCTCCTGTCCCGCCTCCTGAGCTGAGCTTGGCCGAAAGCCTGTGGACTTCCAAACCACCACCTCTCTTCCATGAAGGAGCACCTTATCCTCCCCCTTTGTTTATCAGGGACACATATAACCAATCAATACCTCAGCCACCTCCTCGGAAAATTAAGCGACCCAAACGAAAAATGTACAGGGAAGAACCTACTTCGATAATGAATGCTATTAAACTACGACCCAGGCAAGTCTTGTGCGACAAGTGTAAAAACAGTGTCGttgctgaaaaaaaagaaatgagaaaaggtaGTAGTGCAAGTGACTCTTCTAAATATGAAGATAAAAAACGGAGAAATGAAAGTGTAACTACTGTgaacaaaaaactgaaaactgaCCATAAGGTGGATGggaaaaaccaaaatgaaagccAGAAAAGAAATGCTGTGGTTAAGGTTTCAAATATTGCTCACAGCAGAGGCAGAGTAGTCAAAGTTTCTGCTCAGGCAAATACATCAAAAGCTCAGTTAAGTACTAAAAAAGTGCTCCAGAATAAGAACATGGATCATGCAAAAGCTCGGGAAGTGCTGAAAATTGCCAAAGAAAAGGCACAGAAGAAGCAAAGTGAAACCTCTACGTCCAAAAATGCACATTCAAAAGTCCACTTCACACGTCGATACCAGAATCCTAGCTCAGGTTCCCTTCCACCCCGGGTTCGTTTAAAACCACAGAGGTACAGGAATGAAGAAAATGACTCTTCTCTGAAGACAGGACTGGAGAAAATGCGGAGCAGCAAGATGGCACCAAAGCCCCAGTCCCGCTGCACCTCCACCCGCTCAGCAGGTGAGGCCCCTTCAGAAAATCAGAGTCCCTCCAAAGGCCCTGAAGAGGCCAGCAGTGAGGTTCAGGACACAACTGAAGTGCTTGTGCCTGGTGAGCAGGATGAACCACAGACACTGGGCAAAAAGGGCAGCAAAAGCAATGTCTCTGTTTACATGACcctaaatcaaaagaaatctgactCTTCCAGTGCTTCAGTGTGTAGCATTGATAGCACAGATGATTTGAAATCCTCCAACTCTGAGTGTAGTTCTTCTGAAAGCTTTGATTTTCCTCCAGGCTGTATGCATGCACCTTCCACATCCTCTACTTCCTCCTcttcaaaggaagagaaaaagctcAGTAATTCCTTGAAAATGAAAGTCTTTTCCAAAAACGTCTCTAAGTGCGTCACACCAGATGGCAGGACCGTATGTGTAGGGGACATTGTTTGGGCCAAGATATATGGCTTCCCCTGGTGGCCAGCCCGTATTCTTACTATAACTGTGAGCCGGAAAGATAACGGCCTTTTAGTCCGGCAGGAGGCCCGTATTTCATGGTTCGGGTCTCCAACAACATCTTTCCTGGCTCTTTCACAGCTCTCCCCCTTTTTAGAAAACTTCCAGTCACGCTTTAATAAGAAGAGAAAGGGCCTGTATCGCAAGGCTATCACAGAGGCAGCTAAGGCTGCCAAACAGCTGACCCCTGAAGTGCGGGCTCTGTTGACACAGTTTGAGACGTGA
- the PWWP2A gene encoding PWWP domain-containing protein 2A isoform X1 yields the protein MAAVAAEAAATAASPGEGGAGEAEPEMEPIPGSEAGTDPLPVTATEASVPDGEADGQQSSPQADEPPFPPPPPPPPPGELARSPEAAGPELQPEEKLPARVVEPAAAAPQEGPGLSPSPASPPEEPAAPEERQEPPLHQPSAPALVPPAGGDSAVSQLIPGSEVRVTLDHIIEDALVVSFRLGEKLFSGVLMDLSKRFGPHGIPVTVFPKREYKDKPEAMQLQNNTFQEGTDVKREVNGAVPEDPSPVPPPELSLAESLWTSKPPPLFHEGAPYPPPLFIRDTYNQSIPQPPPRKIKRPKRKMYREEPTSIMNAIKLRPRQVLCDKCKNSVVAEKKEMRKGSSASDSSKYEDKKRRNESVTTVNKKLKTDHKVDGKNQNESQKRNAVVKVSNIAHSRGRVVKVSAQANTSKAQLSTKKVLQNKNMDHAKAREVLKIAKEKAQKKQSETSTSKNAHSKVHFTRRYQNPSSGSLPPRVRLKPQRYRNEENDSSLKTGLEKMRSSKMAPKPQSRCTSTRSAGEAPSENQSPSKGPEEASSEVQDTTEVLVPGEQDEPQTLGKKGSKSNVSVYMTLNQKKSDSSSASVCSIDSTDDLKSSNSECSSSESFDFPPGCMHAPSTSSTSSSSKEEKKLSNSLKMKVFSKNVSKCVTPDGRTVCVGDIVWAKIYGFPWWPARILTITVSRKDNGLLVRQEARISWFGSPTTSFLALSQLSPFLENFQSRFNKKRKGLYRKAITEAAKAAKQLTPEVRALLTQFET from the exons ATGGCGGCCGTGGCTGCAGAGGCGGCAGCGACTGCAGCGTCCCCCGGGGAGGGGGGCGCCGGCGAGGCCGAGCCGGAGATGGAGCCCATTCCCGGCAGCGAGGCCGGCACTGACCCCCTCCCGGTCACGGCAACTGAAGCATCTGTGCCGGACGGCGAGGCCGACGGGCAGCAGTCCTCTCCTCAGGCCGACGAGCCGCCgttcccgccgccgccgccgccgccgccgccgggggaGCTAGCCCGCAGCCCGGAGGCGGCGGGGCCGGAGCTGCAGCCTGAGGAGAAGCTGCCCGCCCGGGTGGTGGAGCCGGCGGCAGCCGCGCCACAGGAAGGGCCTGGCCTTTCACCTTCCCCTGCATCGCCGCCCGAGGAGCCCGCGGCTCCCGAGGAGCGCCAGGAACCGCCACTGCACCAGCCCTCAGCCCCGGCGCTCGTGCCACCGGCGGGCGGGGATTCCGCGGTGTCGCAACTGATCCCCGGCTCGGAGGTGCGGGTCACGCTGGACCACATCATTGAGGACGCGCTCGTCGTGTCGTTCCGCCTCGGGGAGAAGCTTTTCTCCGGGGTCCTCATGGATCTGTCCAAAAG gTTTGGGCCCCATGGGATCCCTGTGACAGTATTTCCCAAAAGGGAATATAAGGATAAACCTGAAGCCATGCAGCTCCAAAATAATACATTCCAAGAAGGGACCGATGTCAAGCGTGAAGTGAATGGTGCTGTTCCTGAAGACCCTTCTCCTGTCCCGCCTCCTGAGCTGAGCTTGGCCGAAAGCCTGTGGACTTCCAAACCACCACCTCTCTTCCATGAAGGAGCACCTTATCCTCCCCCTTTGTTTATCAGGGACACATATAACCAATCAATACCTCAGCCACCTCCTCGGAAAATTAAGCGACCCAAACGAAAAATGTACAGGGAAGAACCTACTTCGATAATGAATGCTATTAAACTACGACCCAGGCAAGTCTTGTGCGACAAGTGTAAAAACAGTGTCGttgctgaaaaaaaagaaatgagaaaaggtaGTAGTGCAAGTGACTCTTCTAAATATGAAGATAAAAAACGGAGAAATGAAAGTGTAACTACTGTgaacaaaaaactgaaaactgaCCATAAGGTGGATGggaaaaaccaaaatgaaagccAGAAAAGAAATGCTGTGGTTAAGGTTTCAAATATTGCTCACAGCAGAGGCAGAGTAGTCAAAGTTTCTGCTCAGGCAAATACATCAAAAGCTCAGTTAAGTACTAAAAAAGTGCTCCAGAATAAGAACATGGATCATGCAAAAGCTCGGGAAGTGCTGAAAATTGCCAAAGAAAAGGCACAGAAGAAGCAAAGTGAAACCTCTACGTCCAAAAATGCACATTCAAAAGTCCACTTCACACGTCGATACCAGAATCCTAGCTCAGGTTCCCTTCCACCCCGGGTTCGTTTAAAACCACAGAGGTACAGGAATGAAGAAAATGACTCTTCTCTGAAGACAGGACTGGAGAAAATGCGGAGCAGCAAGATGGCACCAAAGCCCCAGTCCCGCTGCACCTCCACCCGCTCAGCAGGTGAGGCCCCTTCAGAAAATCAGAGTCCCTCCAAAGGCCCTGAAGAGGCCAGCAGTGAGGTTCAGGACACAACTGAAGTGCTTGTGCCTGGTGAGCAGGATGAACCACAGACACTGGGCAAAAAGGGCAGCAAAAGCAATGTCTCTGTTTACATGACcctaaatcaaaagaaatctgactCTTCCAGTGCTTCAGTGTGTAGCATTGATAGCACAGATGATTTGAAATCCTCCAACTCTGAGTGTAGTTCTTCTGAAAGCTTTGATTTTCCTCCAGGCTGTATGCATGCACCTTCCACATCCTCTACTTCCTCCTcttcaaaggaagagaaaaagctcAGTAATTCCTTGAAAATGAAAGTCTTTTCCAAAAACGTCTCTAAGTGCGTCACACCAGATGGCAGGACCGTATGTGTAGGGGACATTGTTTGGGCCAAGATATATGGCTTCCCCTGGTGGCCAGCCCGTATTCTTACTATAACTGTGAGCCGGAAAGATAACGGCCTTTTAGTCCGGCAGGAGGCCCGTATTTCATGGTTCGGGTCTCCAACAACATCTTTCCTGGCTCTTTCACAGCTCTCCCCCTTTTTAGAAAACTTCCAGTCACGCTTTAATAAGAAGAGAAAGGGCCTGTATCGCAAGGCTATCACAGAGGCAGCTAAGGCTGCCAAACAGCTGACCCCTGAAGTGCGGGCTCTGTTGACACAGTTTGAGACGTGA
- the PWWP2A gene encoding PWWP domain-containing protein 2A isoform X2 encodes MAAVAAEAAATAASPGEGGAGEAEPEMEPIPGSEAGTDPLPVTATEASVPDGEADGQQSSPQADEPPFPPPPPPPPPGELARSPEAAGPELQPEEKLPARVVEPAAAAPQEGPGLSPSPASPPEEPAAPEERQEPPLHQPSAPALVPPAGGDSAVSQLIPGSEVRVTLDHIIEDALVVSFRLGEKLFSGVLMDLSKRFGPHGIPVTVFPKREYKDKPEAMQLQNNTFQEGTDVKREVNGAVPEDPSPVPPPELSLAESLWTSKPPPLFHEGAPYPPPLFIRDTYNQSIPQPPPRKIKRPKRKMYREEPTSIMNAIKLRPRQVLCDKCKNSVVAEKKEMRKGSSASDSSKYEDKKRRNESVTTVNKKLKTDHKVDGKNQNESQKRNAVVKVSNIAHSRGRVVKVSAQANTSKAQLSTKKVLQNKNMDHAKAREVLKIAKEKAQKKQSETSTSKNAHSKVHFTRRYQNPSSGSLPPRVRLKPQRYRNEENDSSLKTGLEKMRSSKMAPKPQSRCTSTRSAGLNKWQLLHQTVTSAAAPLQCLTDHCGFRLGALKLTVKRAAQRH; translated from the exons ATGGCGGCCGTGGCTGCAGAGGCGGCAGCGACTGCAGCGTCCCCCGGGGAGGGGGGCGCCGGCGAGGCCGAGCCGGAGATGGAGCCCATTCCCGGCAGCGAGGCCGGCACTGACCCCCTCCCGGTCACGGCAACTGAAGCATCTGTGCCGGACGGCGAGGCCGACGGGCAGCAGTCCTCTCCTCAGGCCGACGAGCCGCCgttcccgccgccgccgccgccgccgccgccgggggaGCTAGCCCGCAGCCCGGAGGCGGCGGGGCCGGAGCTGCAGCCTGAGGAGAAGCTGCCCGCCCGGGTGGTGGAGCCGGCGGCAGCCGCGCCACAGGAAGGGCCTGGCCTTTCACCTTCCCCTGCATCGCCGCCCGAGGAGCCCGCGGCTCCCGAGGAGCGCCAGGAACCGCCACTGCACCAGCCCTCAGCCCCGGCGCTCGTGCCACCGGCGGGCGGGGATTCCGCGGTGTCGCAACTGATCCCCGGCTCGGAGGTGCGGGTCACGCTGGACCACATCATTGAGGACGCGCTCGTCGTGTCGTTCCGCCTCGGGGAGAAGCTTTTCTCCGGGGTCCTCATGGATCTGTCCAAAAG gTTTGGGCCCCATGGGATCCCTGTGACAGTATTTCCCAAAAGGGAATATAAGGATAAACCTGAAGCCATGCAGCTCCAAAATAATACATTCCAAGAAGGGACCGATGTCAAGCGTGAAGTGAATGGTGCTGTTCCTGAAGACCCTTCTCCTGTCCCGCCTCCTGAGCTGAGCTTGGCCGAAAGCCTGTGGACTTCCAAACCACCACCTCTCTTCCATGAAGGAGCACCTTATCCTCCCCCTTTGTTTATCAGGGACACATATAACCAATCAATACCTCAGCCACCTCCTCGGAAAATTAAGCGACCCAAACGAAAAATGTACAGGGAAGAACCTACTTCGATAATGAATGCTATTAAACTACGACCCAGGCAAGTCTTGTGCGACAAGTGTAAAAACAGTGTCGttgctgaaaaaaaagaaatgagaaaaggtaGTAGTGCAAGTGACTCTTCTAAATATGAAGATAAAAAACGGAGAAATGAAAGTGTAACTACTGTgaacaaaaaactgaaaactgaCCATAAGGTGGATGggaaaaaccaaaatgaaagccAGAAAAGAAATGCTGTGGTTAAGGTTTCAAATATTGCTCACAGCAGAGGCAGAGTAGTCAAAGTTTCTGCTCAGGCAAATACATCAAAAGCTCAGTTAAGTACTAAAAAAGTGCTCCAGAATAAGAACATGGATCATGCAAAAGCTCGGGAAGTGCTGAAAATTGCCAAAGAAAAGGCACAGAAGAAGCAAAGTGAAACCTCTACGTCCAAAAATGCACATTCAAAAGTCCACTTCACACGTCGATACCAGAATCCTAGCTCAGGTTCCCTTCCACCCCGGGTTCGTTTAAAACCACAGAGGTACAGGAATGAAGAAAATGACTCTTCTCTGAAGACAGGACTGGAGAAAATGCGGAGCAGCAAGATGGCACCAAAGCCCCAGTCCCGCTGCACCTCCACCCGCTCAGCAG
- the PWWP2A gene encoding PWWP domain-containing protein 2A isoform X4, translating to MAAVAAEAAATAASPGEGGAGEAEPEMEPIPGSEAGTDPLPVTATEASVPDGEADGQQSSPQADEPPFPPPPPPPPPGELARSPEAAGPELQPEEKLPARVVEPAAAAPQEGPGLSPSPASPPEEPAAPEERQEPPLHQPSAPALVPPAGGDSAVSQLIPGSEVRVTLDHIIEDALVVSFRLGEKLFSGVLMDLSKRFGPHGIPVTVFPKREYKDKPEAMQLQNNTFQEGTDVKREVNGAVPEDPSPVPPPELSLAESLWTSKPPPLFHEGAPYPPPLFIRDTYNQSIPQPPPRKIKRPKRKMYREEPTSIMNAIKLRPRQVLCDKCKNSVVAEKKEMRKGSSASDSSKYEDKKRRNESVTTVNKKLKTDHKVDGKNQNESQKRNAVVKVSNIAHSRGRVVKVSAQANTSKAQLSTKKVLQNKNMDHAKAREVLKIAKEKAQKKQSETSTSKNAHSKVHFTRRYQNPSSGSLPPRVRLKPQRYRNEENDSSLKTGLEKMRSSKMAPKPQSRCTSTRSAAQRH from the exons ATGGCGGCCGTGGCTGCAGAGGCGGCAGCGACTGCAGCGTCCCCCGGGGAGGGGGGCGCCGGCGAGGCCGAGCCGGAGATGGAGCCCATTCCCGGCAGCGAGGCCGGCACTGACCCCCTCCCGGTCACGGCAACTGAAGCATCTGTGCCGGACGGCGAGGCCGACGGGCAGCAGTCCTCTCCTCAGGCCGACGAGCCGCCgttcccgccgccgccgccgccgccgccgccgggggaGCTAGCCCGCAGCCCGGAGGCGGCGGGGCCGGAGCTGCAGCCTGAGGAGAAGCTGCCCGCCCGGGTGGTGGAGCCGGCGGCAGCCGCGCCACAGGAAGGGCCTGGCCTTTCACCTTCCCCTGCATCGCCGCCCGAGGAGCCCGCGGCTCCCGAGGAGCGCCAGGAACCGCCACTGCACCAGCCCTCAGCCCCGGCGCTCGTGCCACCGGCGGGCGGGGATTCCGCGGTGTCGCAACTGATCCCCGGCTCGGAGGTGCGGGTCACGCTGGACCACATCATTGAGGACGCGCTCGTCGTGTCGTTCCGCCTCGGGGAGAAGCTTTTCTCCGGGGTCCTCATGGATCTGTCCAAAAG gTTTGGGCCCCATGGGATCCCTGTGACAGTATTTCCCAAAAGGGAATATAAGGATAAACCTGAAGCCATGCAGCTCCAAAATAATACATTCCAAGAAGGGACCGATGTCAAGCGTGAAGTGAATGGTGCTGTTCCTGAAGACCCTTCTCCTGTCCCGCCTCCTGAGCTGAGCTTGGCCGAAAGCCTGTGGACTTCCAAACCACCACCTCTCTTCCATGAAGGAGCACCTTATCCTCCCCCTTTGTTTATCAGGGACACATATAACCAATCAATACCTCAGCCACCTCCTCGGAAAATTAAGCGACCCAAACGAAAAATGTACAGGGAAGAACCTACTTCGATAATGAATGCTATTAAACTACGACCCAGGCAAGTCTTGTGCGACAAGTGTAAAAACAGTGTCGttgctgaaaaaaaagaaatgagaaaaggtaGTAGTGCAAGTGACTCTTCTAAATATGAAGATAAAAAACGGAGAAATGAAAGTGTAACTACTGTgaacaaaaaactgaaaactgaCCATAAGGTGGATGggaaaaaccaaaatgaaagccAGAAAAGAAATGCTGTGGTTAAGGTTTCAAATATTGCTCACAGCAGAGGCAGAGTAGTCAAAGTTTCTGCTCAGGCAAATACATCAAAAGCTCAGTTAAGTACTAAAAAAGTGCTCCAGAATAAGAACATGGATCATGCAAAAGCTCGGGAAGTGCTGAAAATTGCCAAAGAAAAGGCACAGAAGAAGCAAAGTGAAACCTCTACGTCCAAAAATGCACATTCAAAAGTCCACTTCACACGTCGATACCAGAATCCTAGCTCAGGTTCCCTTCCACCCCGGGTTCGTTTAAAACCACAGAGGTACAGGAATGAAGAAAATGACTCTTCTCTGAAGACAGGACTGGAGAAAATGCGGAGCAGCAAGATGGCACCAAAGCCCCAGTCCCGCTGCACCTCCACCCGCTCAGCAG